In Mycobacterium stomatepiae, the following are encoded in one genomic region:
- a CDS encoding DUF2304 domain-containing protein: MNWIQVLLIGSIIALLIYLLWSRRSSRSKAWVKVGYVFFVLGGIYAVLRPDDTTVVAHWFGVRRGTDLMLYALIMAFSFTTLSTYMRFKDLELRYARLARAVALEGAQAPEPN, translated from the coding sequence ATGAACTGGATCCAGGTATTACTGATCGGATCGATCATCGCGCTGCTGATTTACCTGTTGTGGTCGCGCCGCAGCTCACGGTCGAAGGCCTGGGTCAAGGTCGGCTATGTCTTCTTTGTGCTGGGCGGTATCTACGCCGTGTTGCGGCCCGACGACACCACCGTGGTCGCGCACTGGTTCGGGGTGCGCCGCGGCACCGACCTGATGCTCTACGCGCTGATCATGGCGTTCAGTTTCACCACGCTGAGCACATATATGCGGTTCAAGGACCTGGAGCTGCGCTACGCGCGCCTGGCCCGGGCCGTCGCGCTGGAGGGCGCGCAGGCGCCGGAGCCGAACTAG